The following are encoded together in the Streptomyces flavofungini genome:
- the cyaB gene encoding class IV adenylate cyclase, which produces MIEAELKARVHAPEQVVRRLGEWATARVEVYRDTYYDRPDGSLEAAGEELRVRTVRGADGTRTVLTYKGPVVDEGSGSKPEHETRVEDAEQAHAILRGLGYVELIAFEKRCRNYAFEAYGRQLLATLVRVPEIDGTFLEVETLVDEDQVAAALDDVRAVLADLGVGAEDLTLETYTGAVAARRG; this is translated from the coding sequence GTGATCGAGGCCGAGTTGAAGGCACGTGTGCATGCGCCGGAGCAGGTCGTGCGGCGGTTGGGCGAGTGGGCGACGGCGCGGGTCGAGGTGTACCGGGACACGTATTACGACCGGCCGGACGGGTCGTTGGAGGCGGCGGGCGAGGAGTTGCGGGTGCGTACCGTGCGGGGTGCGGACGGCACGCGCACGGTGCTCACGTACAAGGGCCCGGTGGTCGACGAGGGGTCCGGGTCGAAGCCCGAGCATGAGACGCGGGTCGAGGACGCCGAGCAGGCACACGCGATTCTGCGAGGGCTCGGGTATGTGGAGCTGATCGCGTTCGAGAAGCGGTGCCGGAACTACGCGTTCGAGGCGTACGGACGGCAGCTGCTCGCCACGCTGGTGCGCGTGCCGGAGATCGACGGCACCTTCCTTGAGGTCGAGACCCTCGTCGACGAGGACCAGGTGGCCGCGGCGCTCGACGACGTCCGCGCGGTGCTCGCCGACCTCGGCGTCGGCGCGGAGGACCTGACGTTGGAGACGTACACGGGTGCCGTGGCCGCGCGGCGCGGCTGA
- a CDS encoding serine/threonine-protein kinase yields MEKLGPGDPQRIGAYRLLARLGAGGMGQVYLARSDRGRTVAVKLVREELAAQDEFRGRFRQEVGAARRVGGAWTAPVLDADTEASIPWVATGYVAGPSLQAVVSHDHGPLPERSVNILAAGLANALKDIHAAGLIHRDLKPSNVLVTIDGPRVIDFGIARALETVTDGGLTRTGALVGSPGFMAPEQVRGDRVTEACDIFCLGSVLAYAATGALPFGTANSGVHALMFRIAQEEPDLEALPESLRDLVGHCLSKAPEDRPSLDEILARTGAEDTLSEGKSLEPWLPAALVAQLGRHAVQLLEIEEPEGAAAAGGAAGSGESAPGESGAAGTAGAGAAAAGAAGASAQGAPDAPAAPPSGQDTPSGHDTPPPPGTPGQASVNHLPTMVSGLPPAPAAAPTPTPGHTPTPAHSPAYAYPHQASGYGYPHPQQPPYGATPPYGPTPPYGLPAGEPQRRSGRSTALLVAVALIVALGAGGTVYATMKGDDGDPKARGGGDGKNRESSAPETPGSPSESDSGPSPSPSTSAVSDKTVPDKFLGTWNGTVSGDAGLSTRRLTIQQGKEGDTVLSMTADGPLEGGGTYHCVFQGELRSASEDRLNIGPTRVTVGGPPACAPGKPTVVTILPSGELHRVNADGTRALTYTKGS; encoded by the coding sequence ATGGAGAAACTCGGCCCGGGGGATCCGCAGCGGATCGGTGCCTACCGGCTGCTCGCGCGGCTCGGCGCGGGCGGTATGGGGCAGGTGTATCTGGCGCGGTCCGACCGCGGGCGCACCGTCGCGGTCAAGCTGGTCCGGGAGGAGCTGGCCGCGCAGGACGAGTTCCGCGGGCGGTTCCGGCAGGAAGTGGGGGCCGCCCGGCGGGTCGGCGGGGCCTGGACCGCGCCGGTCCTCGACGCCGACACGGAGGCGAGCATCCCGTGGGTCGCCACGGGGTACGTCGCCGGGCCCTCGTTGCAGGCCGTCGTCTCGCACGACCACGGGCCGCTGCCCGAGCGGTCCGTGAACATCCTCGCCGCCGGGCTCGCCAACGCCCTCAAGGACATCCACGCCGCCGGGCTCATCCACCGCGACCTGAAGCCGTCGAACGTCCTCGTCACCATCGACGGGCCCCGCGTCATCGACTTCGGTATCGCCCGCGCCCTGGAGACCGTCACCGACGGCGGCCTCACCCGCACCGGGGCGCTCGTCGGGTCGCCCGGCTTCATGGCGCCCGAGCAGGTGCGCGGCGACCGCGTCACCGAGGCCTGCGACATCTTCTGCCTCGGGTCCGTCCTCGCCTACGCGGCCACCGGAGCGCTGCCCTTCGGCACCGCCAACAGCGGGGTGCACGCGCTGATGTTCCGCATCGCGCAGGAGGAGCCCGACCTGGAGGCCCTGCCCGAGTCCCTGCGCGATCTTGTCGGGCACTGTCTCTCCAAGGCCCCGGAGGACCGGCCGTCCCTGGACGAGATACTCGCCCGGACCGGGGCCGAGGACACCCTCTCCGAGGGGAAGTCCCTGGAGCCCTGGCTTCCGGCGGCCTTGGTCGCCCAACTGGGGCGGCACGCCGTGCAGTTGCTGGAGATCGAGGAGCCCGAGGGGGCGGCGGCAGCCGGGGGCGCGGCCGGGTCCGGTGAGTCCGCGCCCGGTGAGTCCGGGGCTGCGGGAACGGCAGGTGCGGGAGCAGCTGCGGCAGGCGCGGCCGGGGCTTCCGCGCAGGGCGCCCCGGACGCGCCCGCCGCACCCCCGTCCGGCCAGGACACCCCGTCCGGCCACGACACCCCACCCCCACCCGGCACCCCCGGGCAGGCCTCCGTCAACCACCTGCCCACCATGGTGAGCGGCCTGCCCCCGGCCCCGGCGGCCGCGCCGACGCCGACCCCCGGGCACACACCCACCCCCGCCCACTCCCCCGCGTACGCCTACCCCCACCAGGCCTCCGGCTACGGCTATCCGCACCCGCAGCAGCCCCCGTACGGCGCCACCCCGCCCTACGGCCCCACACCCCCGTACGGCCTGCCCGCAGGGGAGCCGCAGCGGCGCAGCGGGCGTTCCACCGCGCTGCTCGTCGCCGTGGCGCTGATCGTCGCGCTCGGCGCGGGCGGCACCGTGTACGCGACGATGAAGGGGGACGACGGCGACCCGAAGGCGCGGGGCGGTGGCGACGGCAAGAACCGGGAGAGCAGCGCGCCCGAGACGCCCGGCTCGCCGTCGGAGTCCGACTCCGGGCCGAGCCCCTCGCCGTCCACGTCCGCCGTCTCGGACAAGACGGTGCCGGACAAGTTCCTCGGCACCTGGAACGGCACGGTCAGCGGCGACGCCGGACTCAGCACGCGGCGGCTGACCATTCAGCAGGGCAAGGAGGGCGACACCGTCCTGTCCATGACGGCCGACGGGCCGCTGGAGGGCGGCGGCACCTACCACTGCGTGTTCCAGGGCGAGTTGAGGTCCGCGAGCGAGGACCGGCTGAACATCGGCCCGACGCGGGTCACCGTCGGCGGGCCCCCGGCCTGCGCCCCCGGCAAGCCGACCGTCGTCACGATCCTGCCGAGCGGCGAACTGCACCGCGTCAACGCCGACGGCACCCGCGCGCTGACGTACACCAAGGGCAGCTGA